In Archangium violaceum, the following are encoded in one genomic region:
- a CDS encoding thymidylate synthase encodes MKQYLALLEHVLHHGTKKGDRTGTGTLSIFGHQMRFDLSQGFPLVTTKKLHLKSIIHELLWMLAGGTNVHDLQKHGVTIWDEWADAQGNLGPIYGHQWRSWARPGGGSIDQISQLVEQLRKNPDSRRHIVSAWNVADLDAMKLPPCHILFQFYVADGRLSCQLYQRSADIFLGLPFNIASYALLTMMVAQVTGLKAHEFIHTTGDAHLYLNHVEQARLQLQREPRPLPRMTLNPEVRSLFDFKYEDFTLSDYDPHPAIKAPVAV; translated from the coding sequence ATGAAGCAATACCTGGCCCTGCTCGAGCACGTCCTCCACCACGGGACGAAGAAGGGCGACCGGACCGGCACCGGGACGCTGAGCATCTTCGGTCACCAGATGCGATTCGACCTCTCCCAGGGGTTCCCGCTGGTGACGACCAAGAAGCTCCACCTCAAGTCCATCATCCACGAGCTGCTCTGGATGCTCGCGGGCGGCACCAACGTGCACGACCTGCAGAAGCACGGCGTCACCATCTGGGACGAGTGGGCCGATGCCCAGGGCAACCTCGGCCCCATCTACGGGCACCAGTGGCGCTCGTGGGCCCGGCCCGGCGGCGGCTCCATCGATCAGATCTCCCAGCTCGTCGAGCAGCTGCGCAAGAACCCCGACTCGCGCCGTCACATCGTCAGCGCGTGGAACGTGGCGGACCTGGACGCCATGAAGCTGCCGCCCTGCCACATCCTCTTCCAGTTCTACGTGGCCGACGGCCGGCTGTCCTGCCAGCTCTACCAGCGCAGCGCGGACATCTTCCTCGGCCTGCCCTTCAACATCGCCTCCTACGCGCTGCTGACGATGATGGTGGCGCAGGTGACGGGCCTGAAGGCGCACGAGTTCATCCACACCACGGGTGACGCGCACCTGTACCTCAACCACGTGGAGCAGGCCCGCCTCCAGCTCCAGCGCGAGCCCCGGCCCCTGCCCCGCATGACGCTCAACCCCGAGGTCCGCTCGCTCTTCGACTTCAAGTACGAGGACTTCACGCTCAGCGACTACGACCCGCACCCGGCCATCAAGGCGCCGGTGGCCGTATGA
- a CDS encoding cob(I)yrinic acid a,c-diamide adenosyltransferase, producing MKIYTKTGDTGETGLFGGGRVRKDSVRVDAYGEVDELNASLGLARSLSMPSDLDALLHRLQDQLFTVGAALATPAGTKASEHIPKLKPEWVTDMERAIDTFETELSPMTHFILPGGSQAAAALHLSRTVCRRAERRVVAAVREGEAPQETVVFLNRLSDLLFVMARVANHRAGVEDVKWIPEKPAK from the coding sequence ATGAAGATCTACACGAAGACCGGGGACACGGGAGAGACGGGCCTGTTCGGCGGCGGACGGGTGCGCAAGGACAGCGTGCGCGTGGACGCCTACGGCGAGGTGGACGAGCTGAACGCCTCGCTGGGCCTGGCGCGCTCCCTGTCCATGCCCTCGGACCTGGACGCGCTCCTGCACCGGTTGCAGGACCAGCTCTTCACCGTGGGCGCGGCGCTGGCCACGCCCGCGGGCACCAAGGCCTCCGAGCACATCCCCAAGCTCAAGCCCGAGTGGGTGACGGACATGGAGCGGGCCATCGACACGTTCGAGACCGAGCTGTCCCCCATGACGCACTTCATCCTCCCGGGAGGCAGCCAGGCGGCCGCCGCGCTGCACCTGTCCCGCACGGTGTGCCGCCGGGCCGAGCGCCGTGTCGTCGCCGCCGTGCGCGAGGGCGAGGCCCCCCAGGAGACGGTCGTCTTCCTCAACCGCCTCTCGGACCTGCTCTTCGTCATGGCCCGAGTGGCCAACCACCGGGCAGGCGTCGAGGATGTGAAGTGGATACCCGAGAAGCCCGCGAAGTAG
- a CDS encoding carbonic anhydrase yields the protein MKKLIQGLLDFQRHGLPAYRATFARLAHGQSPDCLFIACSDSRVVPNLFVSTHPGDLFVMRNVGNMVPPSDSAGLSLSDRSEAAALEFSLLNLPVEDVVVCGHSGCGAMKAVLAGYNDQKTPNLSSWLDIGRPALAAMANTKVGEGLPPADRLSQLNVLQQLEHLRSYPLVRERLEAGTLRLHGWWFDIGHARVHVYRADLERFIPIDELEGERMLAELGAKSANDSNSSAA from the coding sequence ATGAAGAAGCTCATTCAGGGTCTGCTCGATTTCCAGCGTCACGGTCTCCCCGCCTACCGCGCCACCTTCGCGCGGCTGGCCCATGGACAGTCCCCGGACTGCCTGTTCATCGCGTGCTCCGACAGCCGCGTGGTGCCCAACCTCTTCGTGTCCACGCACCCGGGTGACCTCTTCGTCATGCGCAACGTGGGCAACATGGTGCCGCCCTCGGACTCGGCGGGCCTGTCCCTGAGCGATCGCTCCGAGGCGGCGGCCCTGGAGTTCTCCCTGCTGAACCTGCCGGTGGAGGACGTGGTGGTGTGCGGGCACTCCGGCTGCGGCGCCATGAAGGCGGTGCTGGCGGGGTACAACGACCAGAAGACCCCCAACCTCAGCAGCTGGCTGGACATCGGCCGTCCGGCCCTGGCCGCGATGGCGAACACGAAGGTGGGCGAGGGGCTGCCCCCGGCGGATCGGCTCAGCCAGCTCAACGTGCTGCAGCAGCTCGAGCACCTGCGCAGCTACCCCCTGGTGCGCGAGCGCCTGGAGGCCGGCACGCTGCGGCTGCACGGCTGGTGGTTCGACATCGGCCACGCGCGGGTGCACGTCTACCGCGCGGACCTCGAGCGCTTCATCCCCATCGATGAGCTGGAGGGTGAGCGGATGCTCGCGGAGCTGGGAGCGAAGAGCGCGAACGACTCGAACAGCTCGGCCGCCTGA
- the queG gene encoding tRNA epoxyqueuosine(34) reductase QueG, with protein sequence MSPLPSEHLRQLSQRVGFDLVGFARAEPIEPGFLLGWLEAGCAADMDWMTTRAAERLDVSRLLPGARTVIAFATNYYRDEPRAAGSPIARYARGRDYHSTLRDKLKAFRRLFSEAYPEVHHYGSVDSGPLMEKVWAARAGLGYVGKNGCFITEPYGSWVLLSALVLDAEVDAYAGGPAEDRCGHCRKCIMSCPTGALLGQGRVDARACLSYQTIENRHAEVPESFRVEMDNLIFGCDICQDVCPLNRHPVFTPNERFAPRAVAELGVMELAALTPEQYERLIPGTALARAKYDGLRRNAVYALGAAKQLEARPLLETLSQDPSEQVRHAAQWALRHLDA encoded by the coding sequence GTGAGTCCGCTGCCCTCCGAACACCTTCGCCAGCTCTCCCAGCGGGTCGGCTTCGACCTCGTGGGCTTCGCACGCGCCGAGCCCATCGAACCCGGGTTCCTCCTCGGGTGGCTCGAGGCCGGCTGCGCCGCGGACATGGACTGGATGACCACGCGGGCCGCCGAGCGGTTGGATGTCTCCCGGCTGCTCCCCGGCGCCCGCACGGTCATCGCCTTCGCCACCAACTACTACCGGGACGAGCCGCGCGCGGCGGGCTCGCCCATCGCCCGCTACGCGCGCGGCCGGGACTACCACTCCACGCTGCGCGACAAGCTCAAGGCCTTCCGCAGGTTGTTCTCGGAGGCCTACCCCGAGGTGCACCACTACGGCAGCGTGGACTCGGGCCCGTTGATGGAGAAGGTGTGGGCCGCGCGCGCGGGCCTGGGCTACGTGGGCAAGAACGGGTGCTTCATCACCGAGCCCTATGGCTCGTGGGTGCTGCTGTCCGCGCTCGTGCTGGACGCCGAGGTGGATGCATACGCGGGCGGACCGGCGGAGGACCGCTGCGGCCACTGCCGCAAGTGCATCATGTCGTGCCCCACCGGCGCGCTGCTGGGCCAGGGGAGGGTGGACGCGCGGGCCTGCCTCTCGTACCAGACCATCGAGAACCGCCACGCCGAGGTGCCCGAGTCCTTCCGCGTGGAGATGGACAACCTCATCTTCGGCTGCGACATCTGCCAGGACGTCTGTCCCCTCAACCGGCACCCCGTGTTCACCCCCAACGAGCGCTTCGCGCCCCGGGCGGTGGCGGAGCTCGGGGTGATGGAGCTGGCCGCGCTCACCCCCGAGCAGTACGAGCGGCTCATCCCCGGCACGGCGCTCGCGCGGGCCAAGTACGATGGGTTGCGCCGCAACGCCGTGTACGCGCTGGGCGCCGCGAAGCAGCTCGAGGCCCGGCCCCTGTTGGAGACGTTGAGCCAGGACCCGAGTGAGCAGGTGCGCCACGCCGCGCAGTGGGCGCTCCGGCACCTGGACGCCTGA
- a CDS encoding dihydrofolate reductase, with protein sequence MTLSAIVAMASNRCIGRDNALPWRLPADLKRFKQLTMGHTLILGRKTYESIGRPLPGRTFIVVTRQRDYAPEGVQVAHSLEQALELARGDEVFIAGGADLYRQSMDRVRRLYLTRLERPYEGDTFFPEVDLSGWRLVFEEHHPATATEPPFSFLTYER encoded by the coding sequence ATGACGCTGTCGGCCATCGTGGCGATGGCCTCCAACCGGTGCATCGGCCGGGACAACGCCCTGCCCTGGCGGCTGCCGGCGGACCTCAAGCGCTTCAAGCAGCTCACGATGGGGCACACCCTCATCCTGGGCCGCAAGACGTACGAGTCCATCGGCCGGCCCCTGCCGGGCAGGACGTTCATCGTGGTGACGCGCCAGCGGGACTACGCCCCCGAGGGCGTTCAGGTGGCGCACTCGCTGGAGCAGGCCCTGGAGCTGGCGCGCGGCGACGAAGTCTTCATCGCCGGGGGCGCGGACCTCTACCGGCAGTCCATGGACCGGGTGCGGCGGCTGTACCTCACCCGGCTGGAGCGCCCGTACGAGGGCGACACCTTCTTTCCCGAGGTGGACCTGTCCGGCTGGCGGCTCGTCTTCGAGGAGCACCACCCGGCCACCGCCACCGAACCACCCTTCTCCTTCCTCACCTACGAGCGGTAG
- a CDS encoding SulP family inorganic anion transporter has product MESKEQSAGSAGSLKAVLASDVPASLVVFLVALPLCMGISLASGAPIMAGLIAGIVGGLVVGLFGGAPLLVSGPAAGLAVMVFGFIQELGFAATCAAVAAAGVVQMAMGGLKVARTALGISPAVIHGMLAGIGILIVLGQLHIVLGGKPQSNAWANLRELPEQIANLHGPATILGLLTIGLLVLWQVMPNSRLKKVPGPLVAVVGASAAAALWGTDVARVQLSGSLFESIQLPSLPQGNWGGFVTAVLSLALVASAESLLSAVATDKLHTGPRANLDKELLAQGLANTVSGLAGGLPITGVIVRSAANINAGAKTRMSAVLHGVWMLLFLSLLGAWLGLVPLTVLAGLLVHVGVKLVNMHHIQELRRRGELSVYLVTVAGVVGINLLAGIGMGLALAVARLLWRLGRVQVEVRRSGDVHQVRVGGALTFVGVPRLATALAQVPSGAQVELDLAVETLDHSGYEALESWCQNHRKTGGKVWMEPLEDVWTRKGAIAQPKSVAAVSSSATLSSEGA; this is encoded by the coding sequence ATGGAGTCCAAAGAGCAGAGCGCCGGTTCAGCCGGCTCGCTCAAGGCGGTGCTAGCGAGCGATGTACCCGCCTCCCTGGTGGTCTTCCTGGTGGCCCTGCCTCTGTGCATGGGCATTTCCCTAGCCTCGGGCGCCCCCATCATGGCCGGCCTCATCGCCGGCATCGTGGGCGGCCTGGTGGTCGGGCTGTTCGGTGGTGCGCCGCTGCTGGTGAGTGGTCCGGCCGCGGGCCTGGCGGTGATGGTGTTCGGCTTCATCCAGGAGCTGGGCTTCGCCGCCACCTGTGCCGCGGTGGCCGCCGCGGGCGTGGTGCAGATGGCGATGGGCGGCCTGAAGGTGGCGCGCACCGCGCTGGGCATCTCGCCGGCCGTCATCCACGGCATGCTCGCGGGCATCGGCATCCTCATCGTGCTGGGCCAGCTGCACATCGTGCTGGGCGGCAAGCCGCAGTCCAACGCCTGGGCGAACCTGCGCGAGCTGCCGGAGCAGATCGCCAACCTGCACGGCCCCGCGACGATCCTCGGCCTGCTCACCATCGGCCTGCTGGTGCTGTGGCAGGTGATGCCCAACAGCCGCCTCAAGAAGGTGCCCGGGCCCCTGGTGGCGGTGGTGGGCGCCTCGGCGGCCGCGGCGCTGTGGGGCACGGACGTGGCGCGGGTGCAGCTGTCCGGCAGCCTCTTCGAGAGCATCCAGCTGCCCTCGCTGCCCCAGGGCAACTGGGGTGGCTTCGTGACGGCGGTGCTCTCGCTGGCCCTGGTGGCGAGCGCCGAGTCGCTGCTGAGCGCGGTGGCCACCGACAAGCTGCACACCGGCCCGCGCGCCAACCTGGACAAGGAGCTGTTGGCGCAGGGTCTGGCCAACACCGTCTCGGGTCTGGCCGGTGGCCTGCCCATCACCGGCGTCATCGTGCGCAGCGCCGCCAACATCAACGCGGGGGCCAAGACGCGCATGTCCGCCGTGCTGCACGGCGTGTGGATGCTCCTCTTCCTCTCCCTGCTGGGGGCGTGGTTGGGGCTGGTGCCCCTCACCGTGCTCGCCGGTCTGCTCGTCCACGTGGGCGTGAAGCTGGTGAACATGCACCACATCCAGGAGCTGCGCCGCCGCGGGGAGCTGTCCGTGTACCTGGTGACGGTGGCTGGCGTGGTGGGCATCAACCTGCTGGCCGGCATCGGCATGGGCCTGGCGCTGGCGGTGGCGCGGCTGCTGTGGCGGCTGGGCCGGGTGCAGGTGGAGGTGCGGCGCTCCGGTGACGTGCACCAGGTGCGCGTGGGCGGCGCCCTCACCTTCGTGGGTGTGCCCAGGCTGGCCACCGCGCTCGCCCAGGTGCCCTCCGGCGCCCAGGTGGAGCTGGACCTCGCGGTGGAGACGCTGGACCACTCTGGCTACGAGGCTCTCGAGAGCTGGTGCCAGAACCACCGCAAGACGGGCGGCAAGGTGTGGATGGAGCCGCTCGAAGATGTGTGGACGCGCAAGGGTGCCATTGCGCAGCCGAAGTCCGTTGCCGCTGTTTCCTCCTCTGCGACTCTCTCCTCGGAAGGTGCGTGA
- a CDS encoding putative metal-binding motif-containing protein, whose product MKRLTWAAGLMLLLAGCTVPELGELEKEKPRACNAEHACAGGYECVGGLCLPAGIPHECVPNTTEACGRSVGECRPGQRRCSHDGTWGACEGETGPKSEVCNDLDDDCDGRTDEDFTLGALCDMTNGCKGAWSCDSGGGRTCVVTPGLWHPDEDRDGQGARGSPGIDGCQQPMGHAPNALDCDDTNYSRYSGASETCNAVDDDCDAQVDEDFGGPACTCAATQEYVGGACVSRFASVTVLEPAEGTPTGGAEVTLRMRLEVKPEFASNPRFPAELVFSGTGVAGGQGGSFSAQSSAEGVYEVKWLPSATGEGDVKLTAAVPDGGPSATVTVNVDRTPPAVTLVVPNPTFPTDTSGRAQYADPNVPNAWRRDQEVRVELQVKEPHVDSSSLTLEVKGTDGVSKAVALTPSTPCSVNFCAQGTVNLWESRFDAFRGQMELVVNARDTVGNTKTVNGSIPVTRWKWAYDLFDYVETNPAIGARGTIYVSARSRLLAVTPEGKLKWQSLPSNNYLSTPVVGQPRDNGFGGSTEIVYVASGTNGSSYSELYAFDGDLGQLRTGCPLSGSSFNGNIHGSLTLLTTPSSTGDKETVVALLQGSANSNRFVAIRPDAETSAERCPEFGNALQRPIGPGGLVSQGTNLFYVSESSTCCNSTELASYTFGSNQSRLDWPVKIEATLGSPVLVGTQLVVPGWGNSLNTRGLFSVPTSGSLSTLRYQVPSNYSLGGVSVGSANEAFLTVNGSSGVELHRFPLAGGTATVKGGLSGPVSATTPVLGRDGTLYSTLGTLSAWSTADLSSRWSASSQSGIPTGYELTLDCARDTAGTQISNRPGVLYLSAYSDRRLYAFVVDSQGLDASAQWPKFQHDVRNTGNPATPVTNCK is encoded by the coding sequence ATGAAGCGCCTCACGTGGGCCGCTGGCCTGATGTTGCTGTTGGCGGGTTGTACCGTCCCGGAGTTGGGCGAGCTCGAGAAGGAGAAGCCTCGCGCCTGCAACGCGGAGCATGCGTGTGCCGGGGGCTACGAGTGCGTCGGAGGGCTGTGCCTCCCGGCGGGCATCCCCCACGAGTGCGTGCCCAACACGACGGAGGCGTGTGGCAGGAGCGTCGGTGAGTGCCGGCCCGGCCAGCGCCGCTGCTCCCATGACGGCACCTGGGGCGCCTGCGAGGGCGAGACGGGGCCGAAGTCCGAGGTGTGCAACGACCTCGACGACGACTGCGATGGGCGGACGGACGAGGACTTCACCCTGGGCGCGCTCTGCGACATGACCAACGGCTGCAAGGGCGCCTGGTCGTGCGACTCGGGCGGAGGGCGCACCTGTGTGGTGACCCCCGGCCTGTGGCACCCGGACGAGGATCGCGATGGCCAGGGCGCTCGGGGCTCCCCGGGCATCGACGGCTGCCAGCAGCCGATGGGCCATGCGCCCAATGCGCTCGACTGTGATGACACCAACTACTCCCGCTACAGCGGTGCGTCCGAGACGTGCAACGCCGTGGACGACGACTGCGACGCGCAGGTGGACGAGGACTTCGGTGGCCCGGCGTGCACCTGCGCGGCCACGCAGGAGTACGTCGGCGGAGCGTGCGTGTCCCGCTTCGCCTCGGTCACCGTGCTGGAGCCGGCGGAGGGCACTCCCACGGGTGGCGCGGAGGTGACGCTGCGGATGCGGCTCGAGGTGAAGCCGGAGTTCGCCTCCAACCCGAGGTTCCCCGCCGAGCTCGTCTTCAGTGGGACGGGAGTGGCGGGTGGGCAGGGCGGCTCCTTCTCCGCTCAGAGCTCGGCCGAGGGCGTGTACGAGGTGAAGTGGCTGCCGTCGGCGACCGGTGAAGGTGACGTCAAGCTGACGGCGGCCGTGCCGGATGGAGGCCCGAGCGCCACGGTGACCGTGAACGTGGATCGCACGCCTCCAGCCGTCACGTTGGTGGTGCCCAACCCGACCTTCCCCACCGACACCTCGGGCAGGGCACAGTACGCCGACCCCAACGTGCCCAACGCGTGGAGGCGCGACCAGGAGGTCCGGGTCGAGTTGCAGGTGAAGGAGCCGCACGTCGACTCCTCGTCGCTCACCCTCGAGGTGAAGGGGACCGACGGCGTGAGCAAGGCCGTGGCCCTGACGCCTTCCACGCCCTGCTCCGTGAACTTCTGCGCCCAGGGCACCGTGAATCTGTGGGAGTCGCGGTTCGACGCGTTCCGCGGGCAGATGGAGCTCGTGGTCAACGCGCGAGACACGGTGGGCAATACGAAGACGGTGAACGGCAGCATTCCGGTGACGCGCTGGAAGTGGGCCTACGATCTCTTCGACTACGTCGAGACGAACCCCGCCATCGGAGCCCGTGGAACCATCTATGTCTCCGCCCGGAGCAGGCTCCTGGCCGTGACTCCCGAGGGAAAGCTGAAGTGGCAGTCGTTGCCGTCGAACAATTACCTGAGCACGCCCGTGGTGGGGCAGCCCCGGGACAATGGCTTCGGGGGAAGCACGGAGATCGTCTACGTCGCGTCGGGGACGAACGGCTCCTCGTACTCGGAGCTGTACGCGTTCGACGGAGACCTGGGCCAGCTCCGGACGGGCTGCCCGCTCTCCGGCTCCTCCTTCAATGGGAACATCCACGGGTCACTCACCCTGCTCACCACCCCGTCCAGCACCGGTGACAAGGAGACAGTGGTGGCCCTCCTTCAGGGCTCGGCGAACTCGAACCGCTTCGTGGCCATCAGGCCGGACGCGGAGACGAGCGCGGAGCGGTGTCCCGAGTTCGGCAACGCGCTCCAGAGGCCCATCGGACCGGGAGGCCTGGTGTCGCAGGGCACCAACCTCTTCTACGTGTCCGAGAGCAGCACGTGCTGTAACTCCACCGAGCTCGCCAGCTACACCTTCGGAAGCAATCAGTCCCGGCTCGACTGGCCGGTGAAGATCGAGGCCACCCTGGGAAGCCCCGTGCTGGTTGGCACCCAGCTCGTCGTGCCAGGGTGGGGGAACAGCCTCAACACGCGCGGCCTCTTCTCCGTCCCGACCAGCGGGAGTCTGTCGACGTTGAGGTACCAGGTCCCGTCGAACTATTCCCTGGGCGGCGTCTCGGTGGGGAGCGCCAACGAGGCCTTCCTGACCGTGAATGGCTCCTCGGGTGTCGAGCTGCACCGCTTCCCGCTGGCTGGGGGGACGGCGACCGTCAAGGGCGGGCTCTCGGGCCCGGTCTCCGCGACGACTCCCGTGCTCGGACGGGATGGGACCCTGTATTCGACGCTGGGCACCCTGTCGGCGTGGTCCACGGCGGATCTCTCCTCGCGCTGGAGCGCGTCGTCTCAGTCGGGAATCCCGACGGGCTACGAGCTGACGCTCGACTGCGCGCGGGACACCGCGGGGACGCAGATCTCCAATCGCCCCGGCGTGCTCTACCTGTCCGCGTACAGCGATCGGCGGCTGTACGCCTTCGTGGTGGACAGTCAGGGGCTGGACGCTTCCGCGCAGTGGCCGAAGTTCCAGCACGACGTGCGCAACACGGGAAACCCCGCGACCCCCGTGACGAACTGCAAATAG
- a CDS encoding c-type cytochrome, translated as MSQHFRPLIAALCGATVLVLSGCGDTGPTGATCPQGSALTYQNFGKTFMDTYCTRCHSTVLSGAARQDAPEDQNFNTPEGIRAHLKDIDAWTASGPDRTNTEMPPNGTMPTTDERKKLGEWLACGAP; from the coding sequence ATGTCCCAGCACTTCCGTCCTCTGATCGCCGCGCTGTGCGGTGCCACCGTTCTCGTGCTCTCGGGCTGCGGCGACACCGGCCCCACCGGTGCCACCTGCCCGCAGGGCAGCGCGCTCACCTATCAGAACTTCGGCAAGACCTTCATGGACACCTACTGCACCCGCTGCCACAGCACGGTGCTCTCCGGTGCCGCGCGCCAGGACGCCCCGGAGGACCAGAACTTCAACACCCCCGAGGGGATACGCGCGCACTTGAAGGACATCGACGCGTGGACGGCCTCCGGCCCCGACCGCACCAACACCGAGATGCCTCCCAACGGCACCATGCCCACCACCGACGAGCGGAAGAAGCTCGGCGAGTGGCTCGCTTGCGGCGCGCCCTGA
- a CDS encoding cytochrome c/FTR1 family iron permease: MKHTGLLLLSLLIAAPLAIAADEGASEGRSWHRLVGILQYLEADYPNAIESKSEFEMAEQRSFIAEATDAAREMGHQGEAFLPRLEDIKARVDKGEDPQGVSRDCAALVEDLVLAGGLARSPRLAPDLERGKAIFQESCVACHGPDGRAQVSIARTMEPQPANFHDADLMAGLTPYKAFNTTGFGVPGTAMPGFPTLSEQERWAVAFYVFTLRQPPCDDKPPSVSLEQLANSTDADLVQAHGEKNLACLRRKMPDVDAERGLLTARDHVEQAIKLGAAGDSLGARNALLDAYLNGVEPVEPMLRARSPELVLKLEKAFLDTRLAAEQKSPHLQDEARILLSVLDEARRGSGNAVGFVSVVWLTLLILLREGFEATVIVAALLAMLRKMQATSSARVVHAGWVSALVVGALAFIFGRHLLSGANRELLEGIAGLLAVGMLLYAALWLNARSNMSKFMGELREKMQGALGRGSMAGLFGIAFSSVLRETVETAIFLQGLALDSASGVAWGCAAGAVALTALVLFVNRVGYKLPMKTLFKASTVLLVVTAIILLGKALHALQEVALVPLKPIPFVTIDLLGIYPDAMSLVPQAVLTAIPLIILFIKRRGSSTRLADASSRG; encoded by the coding sequence GTGAAACACACGGGCCTCCTGCTCCTGTCCCTGTTGATCGCGGCGCCGCTGGCCATTGCCGCTGACGAGGGTGCCTCCGAGGGGCGCTCCTGGCACCGGCTGGTGGGCATCCTCCAGTACCTCGAGGCGGACTATCCCAACGCCATCGAGTCGAAGTCCGAATTCGAGATGGCCGAGCAGCGCAGCTTCATCGCCGAGGCCACGGACGCGGCCCGGGAGATGGGCCATCAGGGCGAGGCGTTCCTGCCGCGCCTGGAGGACATCAAGGCCCGCGTGGACAAGGGAGAGGATCCGCAGGGCGTGAGCCGCGACTGCGCGGCGCTGGTGGAGGACCTGGTGCTCGCCGGAGGACTGGCGCGCAGCCCGCGCCTGGCGCCGGACCTCGAGCGCGGCAAGGCCATCTTCCAGGAGAGCTGCGTGGCGTGCCACGGCCCGGACGGGCGCGCGCAGGTGTCCATCGCCCGGACGATGGAGCCCCAGCCGGCCAACTTCCACGACGCGGACCTGATGGCCGGGCTCACCCCGTACAAGGCCTTCAACACCACCGGCTTCGGCGTGCCCGGCACGGCCATGCCCGGCTTCCCCACCCTCTCCGAGCAGGAGCGCTGGGCCGTCGCCTTCTACGTCTTCACCCTCCGCCAGCCCCCGTGCGACGACAAGCCGCCGAGCGTCTCGCTGGAGCAGCTCGCCAACTCCACCGATGCGGACCTGGTCCAGGCCCATGGCGAGAAGAACCTCGCGTGCCTGCGCCGCAAGATGCCCGACGTGGACGCGGAGCGCGGCCTGCTGACGGCGCGCGACCACGTGGAGCAGGCCATCAAGCTGGGCGCCGCCGGGGACTCGCTCGGGGCGCGCAACGCGCTGCTGGATGCCTACCTCAACGGGGTGGAGCCGGTGGAGCCGATGCTGCGCGCCCGCAGCCCGGAGCTGGTGCTCAAGCTGGAGAAGGCCTTCCTGGACACGCGGCTGGCCGCCGAGCAGAAGAGCCCGCACCTGCAGGACGAGGCCCGCATCCTCCTGTCCGTGCTGGACGAGGCGCGCCGCGGCAGCGGCAACGCGGTGGGCTTCGTCTCGGTGGTGTGGCTCACCCTGCTCATCCTCCTGCGCGAGGGCTTCGAGGCCACCGTCATCGTCGCCGCGCTGCTGGCCATGCTGCGCAAGATGCAAGCGACCTCCTCCGCGCGCGTGGTGCACGCGGGCTGGGTGTCCGCGCTGGTGGTGGGCGCCCTGGCCTTCATCTTCGGGCGGCACCTGCTCAGCGGCGCCAACCGCGAGCTGCTCGAGGGCATCGCCGGGCTGCTGGCCGTGGGCATGCTGCTGTACGCGGCGCTGTGGCTCAACGCGCGCTCCAACATGAGCAAGTTCATGGGCGAGCTGCGCGAGAAGATGCAGGGGGCGCTGGGCCGCGGCAGCATGGCGGGCCTGTTCGGCATCGCCTTCAGCTCCGTGCTGCGCGAGACGGTGGAGACGGCCATCTTCCTGCAGGGGCTCGCGCTGGACTCGGCCTCGGGCGTGGCCTGGGGCTGCGCCGCGGGCGCCGTGGCCCTCACCGCGCTCGTCCTCTTCGTCAACCGCGTGGGCTACAAGCTGCCCATGAAGACGCTCTTCAAGGCGTCCACGGTGCTGCTGGTGGTCACCGCCATCATCCTGCTGGGCAAGGCGCTCCATGCCCTGCAGGAGGTGGCCCTGGTGCCGCTCAAGCCCATCCCCTTCGTCACCATCGACCTGCTGGGCATCTACCCGGATGCCATGTCGCTCGTCCCGCAGGCGGTGCTGACGGCCATCCCGCTCATCATCCTCTTCATCAAGCGGCGCGGGAGCAGCACGCGCCTGGCGGACGCGTCCTCGCGGGGGTAG